A region of Flavobacterium indicum GPTSA100-9 = DSM 17447 DNA encodes the following proteins:
- a CDS encoding aminotransferase class I/II-fold pyridoxal phosphate-dependent enzyme has product MVKDLFERIQQNKGPLGKWASQAEGYYVFPKLEGELGPRMKFHGKEILNWSINDYLGLANHPEVRKVDAEAAAQYGAAYPMGARMMSGHTDLHEQLQNELASFVQKEAAYLLNFGYQGMVSIIDALVTKNDVIVYDVDGHGCIIDGVRLHMGKRFTYKHNDIESLEKNLQRATKMAEELGGGILVITEGVFGMRGQQGKLKEIVALKEKYNFRLLVDDAHGFGTLGKTGAGAGEEQGCQDGIDVYFSTFAKSMASIGAFVAADKDVIDYLKYNLRSQMFAKSLPMIMTVGALKRLEMLRTMPELKDKLWENVNYLQNGLKSKGFNIGDTNTCVTPVYLEGSIPEAMVMVNDLRENYNIFLSIVVYPVIPKGIILLRMIPTASHTIADIDETLAAFEAIREKLVNGTYKALAEANVENVS; this is encoded by the coding sequence ATGGTAAAAGATTTATTTGAAAGAATTCAACAAAATAAAGGGCCTTTAGGAAAATGGGCTTCACAAGCAGAAGGATATTATGTGTTCCCTAAATTAGAGGGTGAATTAGGGCCAAGAATGAAATTTCATGGAAAAGAAATTTTAAATTGGAGTATTAATGACTATTTAGGATTAGCAAATCATCCTGAAGTTAGAAAGGTTGATGCAGAAGCGGCAGCTCAATATGGTGCAGCTTATCCTATGGGAGCGCGAATGATGAGTGGTCATACAGATTTACATGAGCAATTACAAAATGAGTTAGCAAGTTTTGTGCAAAAAGAAGCGGCTTATTTGTTAAACTTTGGTTACCAAGGAATGGTTTCAATTATTGATGCTTTAGTAACTAAAAATGATGTAATTGTATATGATGTTGATGGTCATGGATGTATTATTGATGGTGTGCGTTTACATATGGGTAAACGATTTACATACAAACATAACGATATTGAAAGTTTAGAAAAGAACTTGCAGCGCGCAACTAAAATGGCAGAAGAATTAGGCGGTGGTATTTTAGTAATTACAGAAGGGGTATTCGGTATGAGAGGGCAACAAGGAAAATTAAAAGAAATTGTTGCTTTAAAAGAAAAATACAATTTCCGTTTATTAGTTGATGATGCACATGGATTTGGTACTTTAGGGAAAACTGGTGCAGGTGCTGGTGAAGAACAAGGTTGTCAAGACGGAATCGATGTTTATTTTTCAACTTTCGCTAAATCAATGGCTAGTATTGGTGCTTTTGTAGCTGCTGATAAAGACGTTATTGATTATTTAAAATATAATTTACGTTCGCAAATGTTTGCTAAATCGTTACCAATGATTATGACGGTTGGTGCATTGAAACGTTTAGAAATGTTGCGTACAATGCCAGAGTTGAAAGATAAACTTTGGGAAAATGTAAATTATTTACAAAATGGATTAAAATCTAAAGGATTTAATATTGGTGATACTAATACTTGTGTAACTCCTGTGTACCTTGAAGGTTCAATTCCAGAAGCAATGGTTATGGTGAATGATTTGAGAGAAAATTATAATATTTTCTTATCAATTGTTGTTTATCCCGTTATTCCAAAAGGTATTATTTTGTTAAGAATGATTCCTACTGCTTCACATACAATTGCAGATATTGATGAAACGTTAGCAGCATTCGAAGCAATTAGAGAGAAATTGGTTAACGGAACGTATAAAGCCTTAGCAGAAGCTAATGTTGAAAATGTTTCTTAA
- a CDS encoding hydroxymethylglutaryl-CoA lyase, whose amino-acid sequence MKPIKIIECPRDAMQGIKTFIPTEKKVQYIQSLLRVGFDTIDFGSFVSAKAIPQMQDTAEVLAQLDLSQTKSKLLAIIANTQGAINASVHKEIQYLGFPFSISENFQMRNTHKTIAESLFTLQEILEIADKSNKEVVTYISMGFGNPYGDPYSVEIVGEWTEKLANMGVKILSLSDTIGSSTPEIIDYLFSNLIPKYPEIEFGAHLHTTPDTWFEKVDAAYKAGCTRFDGAIKGYGGCPMAKDDLTGNMPTEKLLSYFTAQKAETNCHAISFESAYNEALKIFNFYH is encoded by the coding sequence ATGAAGCCGATAAAAATAATAGAATGTCCAAGAGATGCCATGCAAGGCATTAAAACTTTTATTCCTACAGAAAAAAAAGTACAATACATCCAATCTTTATTGAGAGTGGGTTTTGATACTATTGATTTTGGAAGTTTTGTATCTGCTAAAGCAATTCCTCAAATGCAAGATACAGCTGAAGTTTTGGCACAATTAGATTTATCTCAAACCAAAAGTAAATTATTGGCTATTATAGCTAATACACAAGGTGCAATTAATGCATCAGTTCATAAAGAAATTCAATATTTAGGTTTTCCTTTTTCAATATCTGAAAATTTTCAGATGCGAAACACGCACAAAACAATTGCTGAATCTTTATTTACCTTACAAGAAATTTTAGAAATTGCAGACAAATCCAACAAAGAAGTAGTTACCTATATTTCAATGGGATTTGGAAATCCTTATGGAGATCCTTATAGCGTTGAAATCGTGGGTGAATGGACAGAAAAGTTAGCCAATATGGGGGTGAAAATTTTATCACTTTCAGACACAATTGGGTCTTCAACGCCAGAAATTATAGACTATTTATTTAGTAATTTAATTCCGAAATATCCAGAAATTGAATTTGGCGCTCATCTTCATACTACTCCAGACACATGGTTTGAAAAAGTAGATGCAGCTTATAAAGCAGGTTGCACGCGTTTTGATGGTGCAATTAAAGGATACGGTGGATGTCCGATGGCAAAAGACGATTTAACTGGTAATATGCCAACTGAGAAACTTCTTTCTTATTTTACCGCTCAGAAAGCAGAAACTAACTGTCACGCAATAAGTTTTGAAAGCGCTTATAATGAAGCCTTGAAGATTTTTAATTTTTACCATTAA
- a CDS encoding lysophospholipid acyltransferase family protein, with protein MGLFKRNPFGHILFLKKWLIRIAGVLTHQRYRGFNQLQIEGSEILRNLPDTNVLFISNHQTYFADVVAMFHVFNAALKGREDNIKNVGYLWNPKLNLYYVAAKETMQEGFLPRILAYAGAITVERTWRAKGQDVKRDVNPNDTENIKLALEDGWVITFPQGTTRSFKPVRKGTAHIIMQHKPIVVPIVIDGFRRSFDRKGLFVKKKGILQTMEIKEPLQFDYENETIEQIVEKIEYAIEQHPSFLKVIPQEALEEQKSLDRERQWKY; from the coding sequence ATGGGATTATTTAAAAGAAATCCGTTCGGTCATATATTATTTCTAAAAAAATGGTTAATTCGTATAGCAGGTGTATTGACACATCAGCGCTATAGAGGTTTTAATCAATTGCAAATTGAAGGATCAGAAATTTTAAGAAATTTGCCTGATACAAATGTGTTATTTATTTCCAATCATCAAACTTATTTTGCAGATGTAGTTGCTATGTTTCATGTTTTCAATGCTGCCTTAAAAGGAAGAGAAGACAATATTAAGAATGTTGGGTACTTATGGAATCCTAAATTAAACTTATATTATGTAGCGGCAAAGGAAACCATGCAAGAAGGTTTTTTACCAAGAATTTTGGCCTATGCAGGTGCTATTACTGTTGAACGTACTTGGCGTGCTAAAGGTCAGGATGTAAAAAGAGATGTAAATCCAAATGATACTGAAAATATTAAACTTGCTTTAGAAGATGGGTGGGTAATTACTTTTCCGCAAGGAACTACACGTTCTTTTAAACCAGTTAGAAAAGGAACTGCTCATATCATAATGCAACACAAACCCATTGTTGTTCCCATTGTTATCGATGGTTTTAGAAGGTCTTTTGATCGAAAAGGTTTGTTTGTAAAGAAAAAAGGAATTTTACAAACAATGGAAATTAAGGAACCCTTGCAGTTTGATTATGAGAATGAAACAATAGAACAAATTGTTGAAAAGATAGAATATGCAATAGAACAACATCCTTCTTTTTTAAAAGTTATTCCACAAGAAGCTTTAGAGGAACAAAAAAGTTTAGACAGAGAACGTCAATGGAAATATTAA
- the nadC gene encoding carboxylating nicotinate-nucleotide diphosphorylase encodes MISKEQFQKELELIIANSIREDVGDGDHSSLACIPADAKGKAKLLVKDTGVIAGVEFAKMVFNYVDAELKVDTFIEDGTEVKHGDVVFHVEGSSQSILKAERLVLNSMQRMSAIATKTKSYVKLLDGTATKVLDTRKTTPGFRACEKWAVKIGGGENHRFALYDMIMLKDNHNDFAGGIPQAIQKTKEYLKANNRDLKIIVEARNLEEVQQILSAGGVYRILLDNFDFETTKKAVEIIGNQCLTESSGNINENTIRKYAECGVNFISSGALTHSIYNMDLSLKAI; translated from the coding sequence ATGATTTCAAAAGAACAATTTCAAAAAGAATTAGAACTAATTATTGCCAATTCTATTCGTGAAGATGTTGGCGATGGTGATCACAGCTCATTAGCTTGTATTCCTGCTGATGCTAAAGGAAAAGCCAAATTGTTAGTCAAAGATACAGGTGTTATTGCAGGTGTAGAATTTGCAAAAATGGTTTTTAATTATGTAGATGCTGAACTGAAAGTAGATACTTTTATAGAAGATGGAACCGAGGTTAAACATGGAGATGTTGTTTTTCATGTGGAAGGAAGTTCACAATCAATTTTAAAAGCAGAGCGTTTAGTGTTAAATAGTATGCAACGTATGAGTGCCATTGCAACAAAGACTAAAAGTTATGTGAAATTATTAGACGGAACGGCAACTAAAGTATTAGATACTAGAAAAACGACACCCGGATTTAGAGCTTGTGAAAAATGGGCGGTTAAAATTGGAGGAGGAGAAAACCACCGTTTTGCTTTGTATGATATGATTATGTTAAAAGATAATCATAATGATTTTGCAGGGGGTATTCCACAGGCTATTCAAAAAACAAAAGAATATTTGAAAGCGAATAATCGCGATTTAAAAATAATTGTAGAAGCTAGAAATTTGGAGGAAGTGCAACAAATTTTATCAGCTGGAGGTGTTTACAGAATCTTGTTAGATAATTTTGATTTTGAAACTACAAAAAAAGCAGTTGAAATAATTGGTAACCAATGTTTAACAGAATCTTCTGGAAATATCAACGAAAATACTATTCGAAAATATGCAGAATGTGGAGTGAATTTTATTTCTTCAGGCGCTTTAACACATTCAATTTATAATATGGATTTAAGCTTAAAAGCAATATAA
- a CDS encoding DUF4268 domain-containing protein — protein MFSKEEALQLKKEFWATFGNEYPRKWLLYNTKIKDVSFKFYVDNKKAQVLLEIEPKDEEKRKIYYEKVESLKDILLEEFIPEAIFERNFYLENGKVVSRIWVELNGVSMNRKTDWETIFTFFYDQMDAFERFFYEHEDYIRDLEINT, from the coding sequence ATGTTTAGTAAGGAAGAAGCGTTACAATTAAAAAAAGAGTTTTGGGCAACTTTTGGCAATGAATATCCAAGAAAATGGTTGTTATATAACACAAAAATCAAAGATGTTAGTTTTAAATTTTATGTAGATAATAAAAAGGCGCAAGTTCTTTTAGAAATAGAACCTAAAGATGAAGAAAAAAGAAAGATATATTATGAAAAAGTCGAATCTTTAAAAGATATTTTACTAGAAGAATTTATACCAGAAGCGATCTTTGAACGCAATTTTTATTTAGAAAATGGTAAAGTGGTGAGTCGAATTTGGGTTGAATTAAATGGTGTGAGCATGAATAGAAAAACCGATTGGGAAACCATTTTTACATTCTTTTATGACCAAATGGATGCCTTTGAACGATTTTTCTATGAACACGAAGATTATATTAGAGATTTAGAAATTAATACTTAA
- a CDS encoding NAD(P)/FAD-dependent oxidoreductase yields MNIPSSPYKRIVIIGGGFAGISIAKKLRNKKYQVVLLDKHNYHTFQPLLYQVATGGLEPDSIAYPIRKVIQEYDNFYFRLADVKEIDAKQNLILSDIGDLHYDYLIIATGTKTNYFGNKEIERNSMSMKTIPQSLNLRSYILENFEQALLADDEIERENLMNFVLVGGGPTGVELAGALAEMKKAILPKDYPDLNIDKMQINLIQSGDRILNTMTEKSSEASEKFLKSLGVSIYKNVRVTGYDGHVVTTNGNLSFNTSTVIWTAGVQGKLISGLNKDAIFERIDRIKVDEFNKVKGYENIFAIGDIAIMETEKYPQGHPQMAQVAIQQGVLLAENLIKLRKNEPLKPFEYNDKGSMATIGRNKAVVDLPKYHFNGVFAWFVWMFVHLISLIGFKNKAVVFLNWVYNYIRFDREARLIIRPYKRKAMQQSFTTDEI; encoded by the coding sequence ATGAACATTCCTAGTTCTCCGTATAAAAGAATTGTTATTATTGGTGGTGGTTTTGCTGGTATATCAATTGCAAAAAAATTAAGAAATAAAAAATATCAAGTCGTTTTATTAGATAAACATAATTATCATACGTTTCAACCTTTGTTGTATCAAGTCGCTACTGGAGGTCTTGAACCCGATTCTATTGCATATCCCATTCGAAAAGTAATTCAAGAATATGATAATTTCTATTTTAGATTGGCAGATGTTAAGGAAATTGATGCTAAACAAAATTTAATACTCTCTGATATTGGCGATTTGCATTATGACTATTTAATTATTGCTACAGGAACCAAAACAAATTATTTCGGAAATAAAGAAATTGAACGAAATAGTATGTCTATGAAAACTATTCCTCAATCTTTAAATTTAAGAAGCTATATTCTTGAAAATTTTGAACAAGCATTACTAGCCGATGACGAAATTGAAAGAGAGAATTTAATGAATTTTGTTTTAGTTGGTGGTGGTCCTACAGGTGTTGAATTAGCAGGAGCATTAGCTGAAATGAAGAAAGCTATTTTACCTAAAGATTATCCCGATTTGAATATTGATAAAATGCAAATTAATTTAATTCAAAGTGGTGATCGAATTTTAAATACCATGACCGAAAAATCCTCTGAAGCATCTGAGAAATTTTTAAAAAGTCTTGGAGTATCCATTTATAAAAATGTGCGAGTTACAGGTTACGATGGCCATGTTGTAACTACCAATGGCAACTTGAGTTTTAATACTTCTACCGTGATTTGGACGGCTGGGGTACAAGGTAAATTAATTTCTGGATTAAATAAAGATGCAATTTTTGAACGTATTGATCGTATAAAAGTTGATGAATTTAATAAAGTTAAAGGATATGAAAATATCTTTGCTATTGGAGATATAGCCATAATGGAAACTGAAAAATATCCACAAGGACATCCACAAATGGCACAAGTAGCCATTCAACAAGGTGTTTTACTAGCAGAAAATTTAATTAAATTACGAAAAAATGAGCCTTTAAAGCCGTTTGAATATAATGATAAAGGGTCAATGGCTACCATCGGACGAAATAAAGCTGTGGTTGATTTACCTAAATATCATTTTAATGGTGTTTTTGCGTGGTTTGTTTGGATGTTTGTACATTTGATTTCTTTGATTGGATTTAAAAATAAAGCCGTAGTTTTTTTAAATTGGGTATATAATTACATACGTTTTGATAGAGAAGCACGTTTAATAATAAGACCTTACAAACGCAAAGCTATGCAACAAAGTTTCACCACTGATGAAATTTAG
- a CDS encoding RNA polymerase sigma factor, whose amino-acid sequence MNTASEESFVKQLKENQNIIHKICRLYTSDEDSHNDLFQEITIQLWKAYPQFRGDSKFTTWAYRVGLNTAITLYRKKKRSLETTPFDSEFHRMKDDEYNFEEEEQLKLMYKAIEELNDIEKALIFLYLEDKDYTEISETLGISEVNARVKMNRIKGKLKKILNP is encoded by the coding sequence ATGAATACAGCCTCAGAAGAAAGCTTTGTTAAACAACTGAAAGAAAATCAGAATATTATCCACAAAATTTGTAGATTATATACTTCTGACGAGGATTCTCATAATGATTTGTTCCAAGAAATAACTATTCAGTTATGGAAAGCTTATCCGCAATTTAGAGGAGATTCTAAATTTACTACATGGGCTTACAGAGTAGGATTAAACACTGCTATTACACTTTATAGAAAAAAGAAACGAAGTTTAGAAACCACTCCTTTTGATTCAGAATTTCATCGTATGAAAGATGATGAATATAATTTTGAAGAAGAAGAACAATTAAAATTAATGTATAAAGCTATTGAAGAATTAAATGACATCGAAAAAGCATTAATTTTTTTATACTTAGAAGACAAAGATTATACTGAAATTTCGGAAACCTTAGGTATTAGTGAAGTTAATGCTCGTGTTAAAATGAACAGAATCAAAGGAAAATTGAAAAAAATATTAAATCCGTAA
- a CDS encoding NUDIX hydrolase produces MKFDAFIEFLPKIEKEKLLATDAHIKMAPLERITYLNEDYYLDKNPKNAAVLILVYPKNHLAHLALIVRNTYPGVHSSQISFPGGKEEVEDLNLEHTALRETEEEVGVERNKVQIIRPFSKIYIPPSNFLVSPYLGFSQENLNFTPNPEEVKKVLEFPIEQLLDDETIIQTKMTTSYATDIQVPAFQIEKYVVWGATAMMLSELKELLKNATNS; encoded by the coding sequence ATGAAATTTGATGCCTTCATAGAATTTTTGCCAAAAATAGAAAAAGAAAAGTTGTTAGCCACAGATGCGCATATAAAAATGGCTCCTTTGGAACGAATTACTTATCTTAACGAAGATTATTACTTAGATAAAAATCCTAAAAATGCAGCGGTACTTATATTGGTTTATCCTAAAAATCATTTGGCGCATTTGGCTTTAATCGTTCGTAATACCTATCCAGGTGTTCATTCTTCTCAAATTAGTTTTCCTGGTGGAAAAGAAGAAGTAGAAGATTTAAATTTAGAACATACTGCATTACGTGAAACAGAAGAAGAAGTTGGAGTTGAACGAAATAAAGTCCAAATCATACGGCCTTTTAGTAAAATTTATATCCCACCGAGTAATTTTTTAGTTTCGCCTTATTTAGGTTTTTCTCAAGAAAATCTAAATTTTACTCCGAATCCAGAGGAAGTTAAAAAGGTATTGGAATTCCCTATAGAGCAATTGTTGGATGATGAAACAATTATTCAAACTAAAATGACAACATCCTATGCAACAGATATTCAAGTACCTGCATTTCAAATTGAAAAATACGTAGTTTGGGGAGCTACTGCAATGATGTTGAGTGAGTTAAAAGAGTTACTTAAAAATGCAACTAACTCTTGA
- a CDS encoding YihY/virulence factor BrkB family protein: MIQISKEEIKNLPIIKQVLAFLRSITFETLQGISLYDLIKHYFIGLIKDAFTYRASAIAFSFFMALFPFALFILNLIPFIPLEHFQDDFLEFVAQSVPPNTYDAIASILKDIMSNSYKGLLSSGFLLSVFLMSNGINALLDGFEMSSNISKKRGYFRQYAVAIGLSLIIAFLLLLTVATIVIVEILVQQIKLQDFVSNSISILEWSRYGFVLLMILTITSLIYKFGTKETRSIHFFNHGSIMTTVLFLVSSYIFGIYVEKFARYNELYGSIGTLLVMMFYVWINCILLLLGFELNAFIYKLKQKNN; encoded by the coding sequence ATGATTCAAATAAGTAAAGAAGAAATTAAAAATTTACCAATAATTAAACAAGTGTTGGCTTTTTTAAGAAGCATAACATTTGAAACATTGCAAGGTATTTCATTATATGATTTGATAAAGCACTATTTTATTGGTTTAATTAAAGATGCTTTTACTTATAGAGCAAGTGCCATAGCATTTAGTTTCTTTATGGCTTTGTTTCCTTTCGCTTTATTTATTTTAAATTTAATCCCATTTATACCATTAGAACATTTCCAAGATGATTTTCTAGAATTTGTTGCACAAAGTGTACCGCCCAATACGTACGATGCTATTGCTTCAATACTTAAAGATATAATGAGTAATAGCTATAAAGGGCTACTTTCATCTGGATTTTTATTGTCTGTTTTTTTAATGTCTAATGGTATTAATGCCTTGCTAGATGGTTTTGAAATGTCTTCTAACATAAGTAAAAAAAGAGGGTATTTTAGGCAATATGCTGTTGCTATTGGATTGTCTTTAATTATTGCATTTTTATTGCTTCTAACAGTAGCAACAATTGTTATAGTTGAAATATTAGTGCAACAAATTAAACTTCAAGATTTTGTGTCAAACAGTATTTCAATTCTTGAATGGAGTAGGTATGGATTTGTATTGTTAATGATTTTAACCATTACTTCATTAATTTATAAATTTGGAACAAAAGAAACTAGAAGTATTCATTTTTTCAACCATGGCTCTATAATGACTACGGTCTTGTTTTTAGTGTCGTCTTATATTTTTGGAATTTACGTTGAAAAATTTGCTCGTTATAACGAGTTGTACGGTTCTATTGGTACACTTCTTGTTATGATGTTTTATGTGTGGATAAATTGTATTTTATTGCTATTAGGATTTGAACTAAATGCTTTTATTTATAAATTAAAACAAAAAAATAATTAA
- the secDF gene encoding protein translocase subunit SecDF — translation MQNKGLIKFFAIIFTLVSVYQLSFTFVANGIAEDAKAHAKGDTKKELAYLDSIGKTDVMNLGFTKFTYNEVREKQINKGLDLEGGINVILQVSVKDILKGLANDSKNPTFNRALDRASKEQQGNQTYLDAFFDAFEAESNGTLKLASNEVFYNRNLEGDINLGMTDDQVKVVLRKKVAESVESAYGVLRERIDKFGVVQPNIQKLGESGRILVELPGAKDIDRIKNLLQSTAQLEFWETYKVEELGNFFVAANDALKKTETKSATTTADTTAVKENKTTKVEDLLTDNKKDAKKGTQDLGPLFSKIVMPGQQGAPYVAVFNVKDTAKVNSYLNRADIRALLPVANARFAWGKTSSKTPDFTELYVLKGTSDGVPPLSGGVIVEAKDTYDQFGKPAVSMQMNPTGARKWEEITGNVSKQGNAIAIVLDNQVYSAPGVSKGAISGGQSEISGNFTIEETKDLANVLRAGKLPAKAEIVQSEVVGPSLGQEAIDNGILSSLIGLLLVSLWMVIYYGRAGWYANVALAVNLILIFGAMASFPGGFVLTLPGIAGIVLTMGTAVDANIIIYERAKEELREGKTLENAVIAAFGWKGAMRSIIDANVTHVLTGLILFIFGNGPIKGFATTLLIGIFTSLFTSIFIARFFIDRDIQKGRSLMFATEMTKNWFTGFNFDFLKIKKISYAFSTIVVIVSCVSFYFNGFDQGIDFVGGRTFQVKFDKPVNPEEVKEVLASKEVFESAEAKTFGNSSQLKITTKYKIQEENATVDKEVNEKLYAALKKFYAKEISYEEFINTNEGKNIGVVQAVKVGPAVAEDIKTNAYWAVIGAMLVVCLYLVVSFRRYQYSLGAIAAVAHDVIFVLGVYSLLYKYMPFHMEIDQHFIAAILTVIGYSMNDTVIVFDRVREFLGGASHHGSFNKIVNDSINTTLSRTLNTSLTMILVLAIMFVFGGDSIRGFIFAMLVGIVIGTYSSLFIATPVLVDTISSDDKKHIEEEHNV, via the coding sequence ATGCAGAACAAAGGACTAATTAAATTCTTTGCTATTATCTTCACATTGGTAAGTGTTTATCAATTATCATTCACTTTTGTAGCGAATGGAATTGCAGAAGATGCTAAAGCTCATGCGAAAGGTGATACTAAAAAAGAATTAGCGTATTTGGATTCAATTGGTAAAACAGATGTGATGAACTTAGGTTTCACAAAATTTACCTACAATGAAGTAAGAGAAAAACAGATCAACAAAGGTCTAGATCTTGAAGGAGGAATTAACGTAATCTTACAAGTATCTGTGAAAGATATCTTGAAAGGTTTAGCTAATGATTCTAAAAATCCTACTTTTAACAGAGCTTTAGACAGAGCTTCAAAAGAGCAACAAGGAAATCAAACGTATTTAGATGCATTTTTTGATGCTTTCGAAGCAGAATCTAATGGAACGTTAAAATTAGCTTCAAATGAGGTTTTCTATAATAGAAACTTAGAGGGAGATATTAATTTAGGAATGACTGACGATCAAGTAAAAGTTGTTCTTAGAAAAAAAGTAGCGGAATCTGTAGAAAGTGCGTATGGAGTATTAAGAGAACGTATCGATAAGTTCGGTGTTGTTCAGCCAAATATTCAAAAATTAGGGGAGTCTGGAAGAATCTTAGTAGAATTACCAGGTGCAAAAGATATTGACCGTATTAAAAACTTATTACAATCTACAGCTCAGTTAGAGTTTTGGGAAACGTATAAAGTAGAAGAGTTAGGTAATTTCTTTGTAGCGGCAAATGATGCATTAAAGAAAACAGAAACTAAATCGGCTACTACTACTGCTGATACAACTGCTGTTAAAGAAAATAAAACTACAAAAGTTGAAGATTTATTAACAGATAATAAGAAAGATGCTAAAAAAGGTACTCAAGACTTGGGTCCATTATTTAGCAAAATTGTAATGCCTGGTCAACAAGGTGCACCTTATGTAGCTGTATTTAATGTGAAAGATACTGCAAAAGTAAATTCTTATTTAAATAGAGCAGATATTAGAGCTTTATTACCTGTGGCTAACGCTCGTTTTGCATGGGGTAAAACATCAAGTAAAACTCCTGATTTTACAGAATTATATGTGTTAAAAGGAACTTCAGACGGTGTGCCACCATTAAGTGGAGGTGTAATCGTTGAAGCAAAAGATACGTACGACCAATTTGGTAAACCTGCGGTAAGCATGCAAATGAACCCAACGGGAGCCAGAAAATGGGAAGAAATTACAGGAAATGTATCTAAACAAGGTAATGCAATTGCAATTGTTTTAGATAATCAAGTATATTCTGCTCCTGGAGTTAGTAAAGGTGCAATTTCAGGTGGTCAATCTGAAATTTCAGGAAACTTTACTATTGAAGAAACAAAAGACTTAGCTAACGTTCTAAGAGCTGGTAAATTACCTGCTAAAGCTGAAATTGTTCAGTCTGAAGTAGTAGGGCCGTCTTTAGGACAAGAAGCTATTGATAATGGTATCTTATCTTCTTTAATCGGATTGTTATTAGTGTCATTATGGATGGTAATATATTATGGTAGAGCAGGTTGGTACGCTAATGTTGCTTTAGCTGTAAACTTAATTTTGATCTTCGGTGCTATGGCAAGTTTCCCTGGAGGATTCGTGTTAACATTACCAGGTATTGCTGGAATCGTATTAACAATGGGTACTGCTGTTGATGCCAATATTATTATTTATGAAAGAGCAAAAGAAGAATTACGTGAAGGTAAAACATTAGAAAATGCAGTTATTGCTGCTTTCGGTTGGAAAGGTGCTATGCGTTCTATTATCGATGCAAACGTTACTCACGTTTTAACTGGACTTATCTTATTCATTTTTGGTAACGGTCCAATTAAAGGTTTCGCAACAACCTTATTAATTGGTATTTTTACTTCGTTGTTTACATCAATCTTCATTGCTAGATTCTTTATTGATAGAGATATTCAGAAAGGAAGATCATTGATGTTTGCTACTGAAATGACTAAAAACTGGTTTACAGGATTTAATTTTGATTTCTTAAAAATTAAAAAAATATCATATGCTTTCTCAACTATTGTTGTGATTGTAAGTTGTGTGTCTTTCTATTTTAATGGATTTGACCAAGGTATCGATTTTGTTGGAGGTAGAACATTCCAAGTGAAATTTGATAAACCTGTAAATCCTGAAGAGGTTAAAGAAGTATTAGCATCAAAAGAAGTATTTGAAAGTGCTGAAGCTAAAACTTTTGGAAATTCTTCTCAATTAAAAATTACGACTAAATATAAAATCCAAGAGGAAAATGCAACTGTAGATAAAGAAGTAAATGAGAAATTATATGCGGCATTGAAAAAATTCTATGCTAAAGAAATTTCTTATGAAGAATTTATCAATACTAATGAAGGAAAAAATATTGGAGTAGTTCAAGCGGTTAAAGTTGGTCCAGCAGTAGCTGAGGATATTAAAACAAATGCATATTGGGCCGTTATTGGTGCGATGTTAGTAGTGTGTTTGTATTTAGTTGTTTCGTTCCGTAGATACCAATATTCATTAGGCGCAATTGCAGCAGTAGCTCACGATGTAATCTTTGTATTAGGGGTATATTCATTGTTATACAAATACATGCCTTTCCACATGGAGATTGACCAACACTTTATCGCGGCTATTTTAACAGTTATTGGTTATTCAATGAATGATACTGTAATTGTATTTGATAGAGTACGTGAATTCTTAGGAGGTGCTTCTCATCACGGAAGTTTTAATAAGATAGTAAATGATTCAATTAATACAACTTTATCTCGTACTTTAAATACATCATTAACGATGATTTTAGTATTAGCTATTATGTTTGTATTTGGTGGAGACTCAATTAGAGGATTTATCTTTGCAATGTTGGTAGGTATTGTTATTGGTACATATTCTTCATTATTTATTGCAACGCCAGTTTTAGTTGATACTATTTCATCGGATGATAAAAAACACATTGAAGAAGAGCACAACGTTTAA